The following DNA comes from Synechococcus sp. CC9616.
TCCTGGCCACCCGTCGTCGTAGTTCGGACCAGCTGGCCACCATGAAGCCGAAACCTGCGCGTGACCAGAGTCATCATTCTGGTCGTCACGCCTGCAGAGTCAACGTTCCGCTTCGCTGCTGTCCGCTGCGTCGGTTCTGGTCTCATTTGTTTCTGCTGCTGTTTCTGGCAACGGTTGCGGAATCTCGTTGTTCGGCAAGGGGATCACCATGGCAACCAGGGCGCTGACGGCCAGGGCAAGACCGCCGAGCACAGGGGCTCCAAAGCGGCGCTGGATCGGGATCCGCTCCACCAGTTCGTGGCGGGCCAGCGGCTGATCGACAGGAAGCTGCCAGGACAGGTGGACCCGTTGATCGAGCCTGAGGCGATCCAGAACACGCACAAGGTCGCTGAGTTCAGCGTCATCAAGAAGCAGTTTCAGCGGCTCGACCCCGTCGCGGCTGCTGCGCAGCTCAAGTTGATGACGGCTTCCCTCGGGAGAGACGACTACAAAGCCCTGATCGTTTTCAAAGCGACGGCCGACCCCGGACAGCTGATGACGGGCGTAGGGCATGACGACCGCCATCAGGGCCTCGAGATGTTCACGAGTGCCTTCCAACTCCGGGGCTGCCACAAGCTGGAGCTGCCATCCGGACAGGATGCCGATGCTGTCGTTGCCCTGATCGGCGGACAGGTCGGGATAGCCCTCCACAACCAAGCGGGCTGCCGTTTGTTCGTATCGGTAGGTGTTCTTCTGCATGGTCTTGAAATCAGGGTGTTGGATCCAGCAGGGTTGCGCGCAGGCGATCAATGCCTCCAGGACCAGCAACAAGGGCCAGGGTGTTCACCAACTGCCTCTGCAGACCTTCGCTCTGAAGTGGATCCAGCAATCGAACCACGGCGCCTCGTCGTGGATTCATCCGTTCTTCAATCAAATCCCGCAATCGTTCATCGAGCAGGCCCCAACGTTGTTGTGTGAGCTGTTCCGGCTCCCGTGC
Coding sequences within:
- a CDS encoding DUF4335 domain-containing protein, whose protein sequence is MQKNTYRYEQTAARLVVEGYPDLSADQGNDSIGILSGWQLQLVAAPELEGTREHLEALMAVVMPYARHQLSGVGRRFENDQGFVVVSPEGSRHQLELRSSRDGVEPLKLLLDDAELSDLVRVLDRLRLDQRVHLSWQLPVDQPLARHELVERIPIQRRFGAPVLGGLALAVSALVAMVIPLPNNEIPQPLPETAAETNETRTDAADSSEAER